Proteins encoded together in one Procambarus clarkii isolate CNS0578487 chromosome 71, FALCON_Pclarkii_2.0, whole genome shotgun sequence window:
- the LOC123745652 gene encoding zinc finger protein 271 isoform X2 — MNAPREKKLQCSVCLKKFKDNYRLTVHQRVHTGEKPYQCLVCLKYFTQKYNLSIHKKVHTGEKPYQCPVCLKYFTQRYNLTIHKRIHTGEKPYQCSLCLKDFLDRSSFSKHRRVHTGEKPYQCSVCEKGFKQTGHLLTHMRVHTGEKPFQCSVCSKEFAVKSALVKHTRLHTGEKPYQCSECWKAFTQHSGLVQHMALHTKEKPFGCSECLKEFSSKSTLINHIKLHAGEKPFKCSKCSKCFLKKSHLVKHMSVHNKKPSYQCSKCLKGFLGKIDLVNHMKIHVQDKTPSNVQQLKDFRKIPS, encoded by the coding sequence ATGAATGCCCCCAGAGAAAAGAAACTTCAATGTTCAGTGTGTCTAAAAAAATTTAAAGATAATTATCGTCTAACGGTACATCAGAGAGTTCATACAGGTGAGAAACCTTATCAGTGTCTAGTGTGTCTAAAATATTTTACACAAAAATATAAtctatcaattcataagaaagttcatacaggagagaaaccttaTCAGTGTCCAGTGTGTCTAAAATATTTTACACAAAGATATAATCTAACGATTCATAAACGTATCCATACAGGAGAAAAGCCGTATCAATGCTCACTGTGTTTGAAAGACTTCTTAGACAGATCTTCATTTTCAAAACATAGGAGAGTTCATACTGGGGAAAAaccatatcagtgttcagtgtgtGAAAAAGGTTTTAAACAAACAGGACATCTACTGACACACATGAGAGTTCACACTGGAGAAAAACCATTTCAATGCTCAGTTTGTTCCAAAGAATTTGCAGTTAAATCTGCTCTAGTAAAACACACAAGAttacatacaggagagaaaccatatcagtgCTCAGAATGTTGGAAAGCCTTTACACAACATAGTGGTTTAGTTCAACACATGGCTCTTCATACAAAAGAAAAACCATTTGGGTGTTCAGAATGTCTGAAGGAGTTCTCAAGCAAATCAACCTTAATAAATCATATAAAACTTCATGCTGGTGAAAAACCATTTAAGTGTTCAAAGTGTTCTAAATGTTTTTTGAAAAAAAGTCATTTAGTAAAGCACATGAGCGTTCATAACAAGAAACCATCATATCAGTGTTCAAAGTGTCTAAAAGGTTTCTTGGGCAAAATCGATCTAGTTAACCATATGAAAATTCATGTTCAAGACAAAACCCCTAGCAATGTTCAACAACTAAAAGACTTTAGGAAAATACCAAGTTAA
- the LOC123745652 gene encoding zinc finger protein 271 isoform X1, translating into MNAPREKKHQCTVCLKKFKDNYHLTVHQRVHTGEKPYKCSECLKCFSQKYYLSSHKKVHTGEKPYQCPVCLKYFTQKYNLSIHGRIHTGEKPYQCSLCLKDFLDRSSFSKHRRVHTGEKPYQCSVCQKGFKQTGHLLTHMRVHTGEKPFQCSVCSKEFAVKSALVKHTRLHTGEKPYQCSDCWKAFTQHSGLVQHMAFHTKEKPFGCSECLKEFSSKSTLINHIKLHTGEKPFKCSKCSKCFLRKTHLVKHMNIHDKKPPYQCSKCLKGFFGKTDLVNHIKIHFQEKIPSNVQQLKDFRKISSS; encoded by the coding sequence ATGAATGCCCCCAGAGAAAAGAAACATCAATGTACAGTGTGTCTAAAAAAATTTAAAGATAATTATCATCTAACAGTACATCAGAGAGTTCATACAGGTGAGAAACCATATAAGTGTTCCGAGTGTTTAAAATGTTTTTCACAAAAATATTATCTGTCAAGTCACAAGAaagttcatacaggagagaaaccctaTCAGTGTCCTGTGTGTCTAAAATATTTTACACAAAAATATAATCTATCAATTCATGGACGTATCCATactggagagaaaccatatcaatgCTCACTGTGTTTGAAAGACTTCTTAGATAGATCTTCATTTTCAAAACATAGGAGAGTTCATACTGGAGAAAAACCATATCAgtgttcagtatgtcaaaaagGTTTTAAACAAACAGGACATCTACTGACACACATGAGAGTTCACACTGGAGAAAAACCATTTCAATGCTCAGTTTGTTCCAAAGAATTTGCAGTTAAATCTGCTCTAGTAAAACACACAAGAttacatacaggagagaaaccatatcagtgtTCAGACTGTTGGAAAGCATTTACACAACATAGTGGTCTAGTTCAACACATGGCTTTTCATACAAAAGAAAAACCATTTGGGTGTTCAGAATGTCTGAAGGAGTTCTCAAGCAAGTCAACCTTAATAAATCATATAAAACTTCATACTGGTGAGAAACCATTTAAGTGTTCAAAGTGTTCTAAATGTTTTTTGCGAAAAACTCATTTAGTAAAGCACATGAACATTCATGACAAGAAACCACCATATCAGTGTTCAAAGTGTCTAAAAGGTTTCTTTGGTAAAACTGATCTAGTTAATCATATAAAAATTCATTTTCAAGAGAAAATCCCTAGCAATGTTCAACAACTAAAAGACTTTAGGAAAATCTCTTCTAGTTAA